CAGGCTTCCGCTGTCGGCTTCATGGGAAGTTGATCTAGCGGGCCGCCTCTCGCATGCCGCTGATGGCGCACGGATGGACGCAGTTGCTGTCGAACAGAACTGGTTCGCGACACGTTGGCAGATCGCCTTTGAGACAGTGTCCGCTGCACTGCAGCAGCGGCAGGCGGCAGAGCTGGAAGATCTGGCAAAAGAGCGACTTCAAGTCGCCGAGCGCCTTGAGCGTCTGACAGAGCAGAAGTTCAAGGCAGGTCAAGCTACGGGCTTTGACATTGAACGCACGCGTTCCGAGGTCATCGCCCTCCGGGTGGAGCAAGAGCAGTTGCGACGCGTACGCGGCGAAGCAACGCATGCCTTGGATGTGCTCGTTGGCCGGATTCCGGGGGCGCTTGGCAGCGGTCCTGCGCTTGCCTCTCTCACCATGCCCGATTGGACTCCCAGAAGCGTGCCAGGCGAATTGCTGCAGCAGCGCCCCGACGTCAGAGCCGCGCAGGCGCGTCTTGCAGCGGCGACGGCGCGATGGAACGCAGCAGAAGGCGAGCGGTTCCCCAAACTTGTGCTCGATTTGAGTGGTGGGCGCCAACGCTTCGAGAACAACGGAACACGTGTGGCAGGGAACATTTTCTCTCTGGGCTTGGGTGTGACGCTTCCGATCTTTGACGGTGGAGCAATACAAGCGGGAATCGACGAGGGCTCAGCACGCAGTCGCGGCGCACAGGCTGACCTGGAACGCACGGTTTTGCTTGCGCTTCAGGATGTGGAGAACGCTTATCTGGGCTGGCAGACCCAGCGGACTTCTCTGCAGCATCAGGTCGATGGTCTTGTCGTCGCTGATCGACTCCTTGACCGCAGTCGACGCCTCTTTGAGGCGGGACAGGTGGATGCGACCGTTGTTGCAGAAGCGGAGCGTGGCACCTTGTCCCAGCGAGCGGCTCTGGTCCGTGCTCGCGCCGACGCAGCCGTGCAATGGGGTGTTCTCGCTAAAGCGCTTTCTGGTTCGCCAGAGCATGTGAATCTGCAATCTTCACCCTGAGTCCTTGAGTTGGAAGAACGCAGCATGGCAGCGAGTTTTAAATACTGAATAGATCGACGATTAGTAGGGGACGCATGGAAATTCGACATCTACGTTGTTTTATGGCGCTCGCCGAGGAACTTCACTTCGCTCGCGCCGCTGCGAAACTGCATATTGAGCAGTCCCCACTGTCTCGCACGATCAAAGAACTCGAAGAGGAGTTAGGAGCACAGCTCTTTATTCGGAACACGAGAAGCACGCGTTTGACACGAGCTGGGTTGATGCTCATGGAGCACGCACCTCGGGTGTTCGCATCCTTGCAACAGGCGCGGGACTGCGTGAAGGCAGCAAAAAATGGCTTTCATGGACAACTCCGCGTCGCCTTGTCAGACGGCGCAACACTACTGTGCTTACCAGCCCTATTGGCGTTGTGTCGCGAGGAGGAGCCCGAGGTTGAGATTCGCTTTTTTGAGGTGCCACTATCCCAACAAATCAAAGGATTGCACGACGACCTGTATGACGTCGGCTTTGCACAGTCCGACGACGTAGGTGATGGAATCGTCGCACTTCCCGCGTGGACTGACACGCTTATGGTGGCGCTGCCAGCTCGGCATCCGTTGCTGGCTCTTAAGCGAATTCCATTGGATGAACTGCTGCGCTACCCGCTAGTGCTATCTGATCCTCAAGTGTGCGAGGGCCACGCCAAGCACATTGAGCGAGTACTTAGCCGGGCTGAAATGCAGCCTCTAGTTGCCGAGCGGGTTACCACTTTCGACCTGATGATGGCGTTGGTATCTGCCGGTTTTGCACTCGGACTTACAGGGGCTGCACACATTGCAGCCTCCCGAGAGCCAGGAGTCGTGGCGAGGCCGCTTTCGACACGCGTACCACCTTTGACGACCTATCTACTCAGACTTGAAGGCGATCCGTTTGACGAGCTTGCGCGCTTCATTCAGCGAGTACAGGCCATCGAATTGCCAGAGTTTCTCAGGTCAACAAAAAGCCGAAATCCCGATCTTCCGGAGGAATTGATGCCATGAGACTCGCCATCACGCTCGTCGCTGCAATGCTAGTCGCATGCGGTCAATCTGATAAACCGCACAAAGCCACTAGTGCAGAAAAGAAAACCCCGACAGTAGAAGAGCTGGTGGCAGACCCGGAACAGCTCAAGAAGTTGCGCCAGCAATGCAAGACGGATCGGCCTACTTTGGGCGAACTGCTTTGCAACCGGGTAGCGGAGGCAACACGTAAGCGGTTCTACGGTGACGGAAAAACGCCATACACACCGCCCAAAGAATCCCCCAAATTCTGAAATTCAGCAATTCAGCAATTCAGCAATTCAGCAATTCAGCAATTCAGCAATTCAGCAATTCGCTAGTCTGCCTGAATCTTCTGTTCGGCACGCTGATATTCGCCGGCGCTTACGGAGTCACTCCCTGGCTAGACACAGCGCGAATTCATTCTTTCTTATCGACCTTTCTGCCCCAAACGGTCTTTGACCGGCACTAAGCCAGCACCGATCCTGACGCCTGCGGCACATTTCTAAGCCGCGTTTCCCAAGGGAATCAGCGTAGGAGAGATTGGAGGCGGGGCTATGCAAGGTACGAATGTGCTGTTCGGTCAGATAGCCGTGGTATTCGGCATCGTGATCGCGGGTGTGTGGGGCGCCACACAATGGACGGCAGCAGCCCTTGGCTATCAGGTACGCCTTGGCTCCCCCTGGTTTGATTTCCTCGGCACACCGATCTACCTCCCGTGGAAGCTGTTTGAGTGGTGGTTCTTCTTCGATGCCTACGCGCCACGCGTTTTCGACACGGGCGGTGCCATAGCGGGTGGCAGTGGCTTGCTGGCGGTGGTGGTCGCAGTCTGCATGTCGATCTGGCGCTCTCGTCAATCACGCCTAGTCACGACCTATGGCTCGGCACGCTGGGCAAGTACGGAGGACATTCGCAAAGCCGGCCTTACGCAGCCGATCGGCGTGTTCCTCGGTCAGCACGATGGCAAGTACCTTCGGCATGAAGGCCCGGAACACATCCTCACTTTCGCGCCCACGCGCTCAGGCAAAGGCGTCGGCCTTGTGGTGCCGACGCTGCTTTCTTGGCCTGCATCCGCCGTAGTCCACGACATCAAGGGAGAGAATTGGCAGATCACCGCAGGTTGGCGCTCACGCTACTCACACTGCCTGCTGTTCAATCCGACCGATGCGAAGTCGGCGGCCTACAACCCGCTGCTAGAAGTTCGGCGCGGCGCACATGAAGTGCGTGACGTACAGAACATAGCCGACATTCTGGTCGATCCAGAAGGCGCGCTTGAGAAGCGCAACCATTGGGAGAAGACTTCGCACGCGCTGCTGGTCGGGGCCATCCTGCATGTGCTCTACGCGGGCGAGGACAAGACGCTGCGCGGCGTCGCCAATTTCCTCTCCGATCCGGCCAGCCCCTTCGAGCTGACCTTGCACCGGATGATGACCACACAGCACCTCGTGAACGTGGAAGGTGGTGGCCCGCATCCAGTCGTCGCTTCGGCGGCGCGCGAAGTGCTCAACAAGTCGGACAACGAGCGTTCCGGCGTGTTGAGCACCGCCATGTCGTTCCTGGGCCTCTACCGCGACCCCACGGTGGCCGAAGTCACCTCGCGCTGCGACTGGCGTATCGCCGACCTGATCGCGTCCGAGCATCCGGTGTCGCTTTATCTGGTAGTGCCACCTTCGGATATTTCGCGGACGAAACCGCTCATTCGCCTGATCCTCAACCAGATCGGCCGACGGCTCACCGAATCGCTCGACGGCAGCGACGGCATCGAACGCCGCCACAAGCTGCTGCTGATGCTCGATGAGTTCCCGGCGCTGGGCCGCCTGGACTTCTTCGAGACGGCGCTTGCCTTCATGGCGGGCTACGGAATCCGCAGTTTTCTTATCGCCCAATCGCTCAACCAGATCGACAAAGCCTACGGCCAGAACCATTCGATTCTGGATAACTGCCATGTCCGCGTGACGTTCGCCACCAACGATGAACGCACTGCGAAACGGATCTCCGAAACGCTTGGCACCGCTACCGAACTGCGCGCGCAGCGCAACTATGCCGGGCACAGATTGGCACCGTGGCTGGGGCACCTCATGGTGTCGCGGCAGGAGACGGCCCGCCCGCTACTGACGCCCGGTGAAGTGATGCAGCTTCCGACTGAGGAAGCTGTGGTGATGGTGTCCAGCGTGGCACCGATCAAGGCCAAGAAGCTGC
The Achromobacter sp. AONIH1 DNA segment above includes these coding regions:
- a CDS encoding efflux transporter outer membrane subunit — its product is MSDPYARRGLTAVAFLSITLLAACSHSPHRVETSRVEVPAKFMNEAGLAVQQVPAQALPAEWWTAYGDPLIDALVRNALEHNTDLAIARARIDEAVAITRRTRASMFPSLALTPQATRARDFSLAPTISSDARLPLSASWEVDLAGRLSHAADGARMDAVAVEQNWFATRWQIAFETVSAALQQRQAAELEDLAKERLQVAERLERLTEQKFKAGQATGFDIERTRSEVIALRVEQEQLRRVRGEATHALDVLVGRIPGALGSGPALASLTMPDWTPRSVPGELLQQRPDVRAAQARLAAATARWNAAEGERFPKLVLDLSGGRQRFENNGTRVAGNIFSLGLGVTLPIFDGGAIQAGIDEGSARSRGAQADLERTVLLALQDVENAYLGWQTQRTSLQHQVDGLVVADRLLDRSRRLFEAGQVDATVVAEAERGTLSQRAALVRARADAAVQWGVLAKALSGSPEHVNLQSSP
- a CDS encoding LysR family transcriptional regulator; protein product: MEIRHLRCFMALAEELHFARAAAKLHIEQSPLSRTIKELEEELGAQLFIRNTRSTRLTRAGLMLMEHAPRVFASLQQARDCVKAAKNGFHGQLRVALSDGATLLCLPALLALCREEEPEVEIRFFEVPLSQQIKGLHDDLYDVGFAQSDDVGDGIVALPAWTDTLMVALPARHPLLALKRIPLDELLRYPLVLSDPQVCEGHAKHIERVLSRAEMQPLVAERVTTFDLMMALVSAGFALGLTGAAHIAASREPGVVARPLSTRVPPLTTYLLRLEGDPFDELARFIQRVQAIELPEFLRSTKSRNPDLPEELMP
- a CDS encoding EexN family lipoprotein gives rise to the protein MRLAITLVAAMLVACGQSDKPHKATSAEKKTPTVEELVADPEQLKKLRQQCKTDRPTLGELLCNRVAEATRKRFYGDGKTPYTPPKESPKF
- a CDS encoding conjugal transfer protein TraG, producing MQGTNVLFGQIAVVFGIVIAGVWGATQWTAAALGYQVRLGSPWFDFLGTPIYLPWKLFEWWFFFDAYAPRVFDTGGAIAGGSGLLAVVVAVCMSIWRSRQSRLVTTYGSARWASTEDIRKAGLTQPIGVFLGQHDGKYLRHEGPEHILTFAPTRSGKGVGLVVPTLLSWPASAVVHDIKGENWQITAGWRSRYSHCLLFNPTDAKSAAYNPLLEVRRGAHEVRDVQNIADILVDPEGALEKRNHWEKTSHALLVGAILHVLYAGEDKTLRGVANFLSDPASPFELTLHRMMTTQHLVNVEGGGPHPVVASAAREVLNKSDNERSGVLSTAMSFLGLYRDPTVAEVTSRCDWRIADLIASEHPVSLYLVVPPSDISRTKPLIRLILNQIGRRLTESLDGSDGIERRHKLLLMLDEFPALGRLDFFETALAFMAGYGIRSFLIAQSLNQIDKAYGQNHSILDNCHVRVTFATNDERTAKRISETLGTATELRAQRNYAGHRLAPWLGHLMVSRQETARPLLTPGEVMQLPTEEAVVMVSSVAPIKAKKLRYYADANFKNRVLPPPVLAAGQYADAPPARPDDWSGLSIPAVSTVRAAGLSGDGTGTADDGGPRRQPELSEVSEYSPEPLLAGHDLTLLDDDDDLPLPLPGQLDPAMQRTARLASLDPNDGIDL